Proteins from a genomic interval of Scomber scombrus chromosome 11, fScoSco1.1, whole genome shotgun sequence:
- the LOC133991125 gene encoding B-cell CLL/lymphoma 6 member B protein-like: protein MTTYRAFHSQLTCIMEALAKAAVAEICELVDGSYAALQVEISRSRRDNEALRRKLQMIEGIIQRGGHKGHRGHRGTTVAMLDYQEQQEEEEEEEADGGLMMDFTVEHALPTSALQLQASSFKRSERVPVLEATPPVNPVTKEDSSWAAADEQSDEDVVLIKEEMSGEEETNDADAADNKLLLNVDGTEAQRSDVDDSEEGPSGLIISACSTVARSTWEHGSNRPPERLEPRFESHSTPGSPGLVAGGADDSSSDVVFDFASESDCETTRKQFLSGSGGSPASMHGTSDLKRGVSLISSLPYDTELDLCSSWTNQGLPSMMTVPHQQYLKPDHRPSLLDKVSDLNSASFPLALGLAASRLEPLDLNRYCRDRRFVCSYCGKCFTSSRSLETHVRVHTGERPYSCAQCGKRFTQSGHLKTHQSVHTGERPFACEHCGKRFAGKQNLRIHQQKHHPAEQSAAAV, encoded by the exons ATGACGACCTACCGGGCGTTTCACTCCCAGCTGACGTGCATCATGGAGGCTCTGGCCAAAGCAGCCGTGGCGGAGATCTGCGAGCTGGTGGACGGAAGCTACGCGGCGCTGCAGGTGGAGATCAGCCGAAGCCGCAGAGACAACGAGGCTCTGCGGAGGAAGCTGCAGATGATCGAGGGCATCATCCAGCGGGGGGGCCACAAGGGCCACCGGGGCCACCGGGGCACCACCGTGGCGATGCTGGACtaccaggagcagcaggaggaggaagaggaggaggaggccgaCGGGGGGCTGATGATGGATTTCACTGTGG agCATGCTTTACCAACCAGCGCGTTGCAGCTGCAAGCCTCGAGTTTCAAAAGAAGTGAACGTGTTCCTGTGTTGGAGGCGACTCCACCTGTGAATCCTGTAACCAaagag gATTCTTCGTGGGCCGCAGCGGACGAGCAGAGCGATGAGGACGTTGTTTTGATAAAGGAGGAAATGTCAGGAGAGGAAGAGACGAACGACGCCGACGCTGCAGACAACAAGCTGCTTCTCAACGTGGACG GAACGGAGGCGCAGCGGTCGGACGTAGACGACAGTGAAGAAGGACCGTCTGGGCTCATCATCTCCGCCTGCTCGACTGTCGCGAGGTCCACGTGGGAACACGGCAGCAACAGACCGCCAGAGCGACTCGAGCCTCGATTCGAATCCCACAGTACACCTGGGTCTCCGGGCCTAGTGGCGGGGGGCGCCGACGACAGCTCTTCAGATGTCGTGTTTGATTTTGCGTCGGAGTCGGACTGCGAAACCACAAGAAAACAGTTCCTCTCCGGGTCGGGAGGAAGCCCCGCCTCCATGCACGGGACATCGGACCTGAAACGAGGCGTGTCCCTGATCAGCTCCCTCCCCTACGACACAGAGCTGGATCTGTGCTCCTCGTGGACCAATCAGGGGCTGCCGAGCATGATGACAGTCCCTCACCAGCAGTACCTCAAACCGGACCACCGGCCGTCACTTCTGGATAAAGTGTCTGACTTGAACTCTGCCAGTTTCCCGTTGGCGCTGGGCCTCGCCGCGTCCAGACTGGAGCCTCTGGACCTGAACCGGTACTGCAGGGACCGGCGCTTCGTCTGCAGCTACTGCGGCAAATGCTTCACGTCGTCGCGGAGCCTGGAGACGCACGTTCGCGTTCACACCGGCGAGCGACCATACAGCTGCGCTCAGTGCGGGAAACGCTTCACGCAGTCGGGACACCTGAAAACGCACCAGAGCGTCCACACGGGGGAGCGGCCGTTCGCCTGCGAGCACTGCGGCAAGAGGTTCGCCGGGAAGCAGAACCTGAGGATCCATCAGCAGAAACATCACCCTGCCGAGCAGAGCGCCGCCGCCGTTTAA